A DNA window from Desulfonauticus submarinus contains the following coding sequences:
- a CDS encoding SLC13 family permease, which translates to MFWTATLIFIIAYAVIVSEKIHKTKVALFGAALMLIFKILLQHEAFHDIELGVDWNVIFLLISMMIIINVMTKTGVFQYVAIKSAKFAKGEPFKIMAIFAIITAIGSAFLDNVTTVLLLAPVTLLIAEQLEVDPVPYLITEALASNIGGTATLIGDPPNIMIASKAGLNFMDFIIHLTPAIIIIFTAWLIVWKFIFAKRLHVKEENKKKIMAMNENELITDPLLLKKSLAILGLTIVGFILHGFFHYEPATVALMGAATLLLISGENPHDILAEVEWPTIFFFIGLFIIIGGIVKVGLVELMSKKMIDLTNPQPNNMLTLSMVMVWFSGIASAIVDNIPFVATMNPLLIDMVHQVYGLTSQATMEHIQHAAMMPVWWSLALGACLGGNGSPIGASANVIVVGMSEKAGHPISFIRFLKYGAAVTAMSLLLSTIYIYIRYYVLGI; encoded by the coding sequence CAAAGGTGGCTCTTTTTGGCGCAGCCTTAATGTTAATCTTTAAAATCCTACTACAACATGAAGCCTTTCATGACATTGAACTAGGCGTGGATTGGAATGTTATCTTTTTACTTATTTCGATGATGATTATTATTAATGTCATGACTAAAACTGGCGTCTTTCAATATGTAGCTATTAAATCTGCTAAATTTGCCAAAGGAGAACCCTTTAAAATTATGGCTATTTTCGCCATTATTACTGCCATTGGCTCGGCCTTTTTAGATAATGTCACTACTGTCTTACTCCTAGCTCCGGTTACTTTACTTATTGCTGAACAATTAGAGGTTGATCCTGTTCCTTATCTTATCACTGAGGCATTAGCATCTAATATTGGAGGTACTGCAACACTTATCGGAGATCCTCCTAATATCATGATCGCATCTAAAGCAGGGCTCAATTTTATGGATTTTATTATCCATCTTACTCCTGCAATTATTATCATCTTTACTGCTTGGTTAATTGTTTGGAAGTTTATCTTTGCCAAAAGACTGCATGTAAAAGAAGAAAATAAAAAGAAAATTATGGCTATGAATGAAAACGAACTTATCACTGATCCTCTTCTGCTCAAAAAATCTCTCGCAATCCTAGGTTTAACCATTGTAGGCTTTATCTTGCATGGCTTCTTTCACTATGAACCAGCTACTGTAGCCCTTATGGGTGCAGCTACTTTACTCCTCATCTCTGGAGAAAATCCACATGATATTCTCGCTGAAGTAGAATGGCCTACTATCTTCTTCTTTATCGGCCTTTTTATTATCATTGGCGGTATCGTAAAAGTAGGTCTTGTAGAACTCATGTCTAAAAAAATGATCGACTTAACTAACCCTCAACCCAATAATATGCTCACACTCTCTATGGTTATGGTCTGGTTCTCTGGAATTGCCTCTGCCATTGTAGATAATATCCCCTTTGTCGCTACCATGAACCCTCTTCTCATTGACATGGTCCACCAAGTATATGGATTAACCTCCCAAGCTACCATGGAACATATCCAACATGCCGCCATGATGCCTGTCTGGTGGTCTCTAGCTCTTGGCGCTTGCCTCGGCGGTAACGGCTCGCCTATCGGCGCTTCCGCTAACGTCATCGTCGTCGGAATGAGCGAAAAAGCAGGTCACCCCATCTCCTTCATCAGATTCCTTAAATATGGAGCTGCTGTTACAGCTATGTCTCTTTTACTATCCACCATTTATATTTATATACGTTACTATGTTTTAGGAATATAA